From Kineosporia succinea, the proteins below share one genomic window:
- a CDS encoding DUF1990 family protein — MQPDLNYDVPGATAPAEPRWTTRRHAGYRDFERTVRLGDGDEYWETASRALLAWGVKTRSGFSVQPPEPVKTGRGYWLIARLGPLRVREPVRVVAVVDRPDRRGFAYGTRPGHPVSGEEAFVLHRHDDGSVWLTLRSLTRAPDGAWRLAFPIALLAQRVYRWRYRRALV, encoded by the coding sequence ATGCAGCCGGACCTGAACTACGACGTCCCCGGGGCGACCGCCCCGGCCGAGCCCCGCTGGACCACCCGGCGGCACGCTGGTTATCGGGACTTCGAGCGCACCGTGCGCCTGGGGGACGGGGACGAGTACTGGGAGACGGCGTCCCGGGCCCTGCTGGCCTGGGGCGTCAAGACCCGCAGCGGCTTCTCGGTGCAGCCGCCCGAGCCGGTGAAGACCGGTCGGGGATACTGGCTGATCGCCCGTCTGGGTCCCCTGAGGGTGCGAGAACCGGTGCGGGTCGTCGCCGTGGTCGATCGCCCCGACCGCCGCGGGTTCGCCTACGGCACCCGGCCCGGTCACCCGGTCAGCGGTGAGGAGGCCTTCGTGCTCCACCGTCACGACGACGGCTCGGTCTGGCTCACGCTCCGCTCACTCACCCGGGCCCCGGACGGTGCGTGGCGTCTGGCCTTCCCGATCGCCCTGCTGGCCCAGCGCGTCTACCGGTGGCGCTACCGGCGGGCCCTGGTCTGA
- a CDS encoding calcium:proton antiporter, whose product MSDLTVRDRLRWPLLTPVAAAVVLIVTWFQHDHWIALTIVTIALIASIVAAVHHAEVVAHKVGEPFGSLILAVAVTIIEVALIVLLMTSGGSGASTYARDTVFAAVMITFNGIVGLSLLLGARKHHIVSFNASGTGSAVTTVIALAGVALVLPSFTTSAAGREYSPSQLAFAAVASLALYGAFVFTQTIRHRDFFLPVSSDETGKVTGLLDLDEDGHADPPPAREAWISLGLLVVSLVAVVGLAKLLTPTIEDVVSDLGLPYAVVGVVIALFVLAPESIAAARNAARDRVQLSLNLAYGSAMASIGLTIPAVALAMIWLSGPLELGLEPTQMILFALTVVVTAFTVVQGRAYTLQGFVHLTLLGAWLFLTIQP is encoded by the coding sequence ATGAGCGACCTTACCGTCCGTGACCGTTTGCGGTGGCCGCTGCTCACCCCTGTCGCGGCTGCCGTGGTGCTGATCGTGACCTGGTTCCAGCACGACCACTGGATAGCCCTGACCATCGTGACGATCGCGCTGATCGCCTCGATCGTCGCCGCCGTGCACCACGCCGAGGTGGTGGCCCACAAGGTGGGTGAGCCCTTCGGCTCGCTGATCCTGGCCGTCGCGGTGACCATCATCGAGGTCGCCCTGATCGTGCTGCTGATGACCAGCGGCGGGTCGGGCGCCAGTACCTACGCCCGGGACACGGTTTTCGCGGCCGTCATGATCACGTTCAACGGAATCGTGGGCCTGTCACTGCTTCTCGGGGCGCGCAAGCACCACATCGTGAGTTTCAACGCCTCCGGCACCGGCTCGGCCGTCACCACCGTGATCGCGCTGGCCGGAGTGGCGCTGGTGCTGCCCAGTTTCACCACGTCGGCGGCCGGGCGGGAGTACTCCCCGTCGCAGCTGGCGTTCGCGGCGGTGGCCTCGCTGGCGCTGTACGGGGCCTTCGTGTTCACCCAGACCATCCGCCACCGTGACTTCTTCCTGCCGGTCTCCAGTGACGAGACCGGCAAGGTCACCGGCCTGCTCGACCTCGACGAAGACGGTCACGCCGACCCGCCGCCGGCCCGGGAGGCCTGGATCAGCCTCGGCCTGCTGGTCGTGTCCCTGGTGGCGGTGGTCGGTCTGGCCAAGCTGCTGACCCCCACGATCGAAGACGTCGTCAGCGACCTGGGCCTGCCCTACGCCGTCGTCGGTGTCGTGATCGCCCTGTTCGTGCTGGCGCCCGAGTCGATCGCCGCGGCCCGCAACGCCGCCCGCGACCGGGTGCAGCTCAGCCTGAACCTGGCCTACGGCTCGGCGATGGCCTCGATCGGCCTGACCATCCCGGCCGTGGCGCTGGCCATGATCTGGCTGTCCGGCCCGCTGGAGCTGGGGCTCGAGCCCACCCAGATGATCCTGTTCGCGCTCACCGTCGTGGTCACCGCGTTCACCGTGGTGCAGGGCCGGGCCTACACGCTGCAGGGTTTCGTGCACCTGACACTGCTCGGGGCCTGGCTGTTCCTGACGATCCAGCCCTGA
- a CDS encoding MarR family winged helix-turn-helix transcriptional regulator, with protein sequence MGTPPSVDSDLARIQESIAWLIRLGEFHRFHRGEAGDGPMLDRTAFLLLSSLTDGATLTMGEIAERLDITPSTATRRVAPLADAGLVRRDRRPDAHRTVFITLTDAGRARVEAVREARVETLRQTFRDWRADELATLASTIDRLTRTLAVELTQDDDFADRHVRPGPDGVTGARQ encoded by the coding sequence ATGGGAACGCCGCCCTCGGTCGACTCCGATCTCGCCCGCATCCAGGAATCCATCGCCTGGCTCATCCGGCTCGGGGAGTTCCACCGCTTCCACCGCGGTGAGGCCGGTGACGGCCCGATGCTCGACCGCACCGCGTTCCTGCTCCTGTCCAGCCTGACCGACGGCGCCACCCTCACGATGGGCGAGATCGCGGAACGGCTCGACATCACGCCCTCCACCGCCACCCGCCGCGTCGCCCCGCTCGCCGACGCCGGCCTGGTGCGCCGCGACCGGCGTCCCGACGCCCACCGCACCGTGTTCATCACGCTCACCGACGCGGGCCGCGCCCGGGTCGAGGCGGTGCGCGAGGCCCGCGTCGAGACGCTCCGGCAGACCTTCCGCGACTGGCGGGCCGACGAACTGGCGACCCTCGCGTCCACCATCGACCGCCTCACCCGCACCCTCGCGGTCGAGCTCACCCAGGACGACGACTTCGCCGACCGCCACGTGCGGCCGGGCCCCGACGGCGTCACGGGTGCCCGGCAGTAG
- a CDS encoding haloalkane dehalogenase, translated as MSLPSSLPSSRNTIPTGAFGPDARSVDVPVLDSHIHHVESGSGSPIVFLHGSPTSSFLYRHVFRLLENRGRLLAPDLIGFGDSGRPDIAYELADHERYLDAWFDALDLRDVTLVLQDYGAAFGVSWAARHPERVRAVLLAEPVIRDIESSALPEAFVGAQQLIRTPGDGEKFVVDDNGFMEQVFPGAFLQPLAPEDLAVYQAPFPTPESRAHLIRFPRNLPIDGVPASSVAFLARNEEWLRTSAGVPKTLLTYEPGFLLTPTIEAWIRENVASIEVFAGGAGVHFVQEEQPQGLADAVVALLERAGSVG; from the coding sequence ATGAGCCTTCCGTCGAGCCTTCCGTCGAGCAGGAACACCATTCCCACCGGGGCTTTCGGCCCGGACGCCCGCAGCGTCGACGTCCCCGTCCTCGACTCCCACATCCACCACGTCGAGAGCGGGTCGGGTTCCCCGATCGTCTTCCTCCACGGAAGCCCGACGAGTTCCTTCCTCTACCGCCACGTCTTCAGGCTTCTCGAGAACCGGGGCCGCCTGCTGGCCCCCGACCTGATCGGCTTCGGCGACTCCGGCCGACCGGACATCGCCTACGAGCTCGCCGATCACGAGCGCTATCTCGACGCCTGGTTCGACGCCCTCGACCTGCGTGACGTGACGCTCGTGCTGCAGGACTACGGCGCGGCGTTCGGCGTGTCCTGGGCCGCCCGCCACCCCGAGCGGGTGCGTGCGGTGCTGCTGGCCGAGCCGGTCATCCGGGACATCGAATCGTCCGCGCTGCCGGAGGCCTTCGTCGGCGCGCAGCAGCTGATCCGTACGCCCGGCGACGGTGAGAAGTTCGTGGTCGACGACAACGGCTTCATGGAGCAGGTCTTCCCGGGGGCGTTCCTGCAGCCGCTGGCGCCCGAGGACCTGGCCGTCTACCAGGCCCCGTTCCCGACGCCCGAGTCCCGTGCACACCTCATCCGGTTCCCGCGCAACCTGCCGATCGACGGTGTCCCGGCCTCGAGCGTCGCGTTCCTCGCGCGTAACGAGGAGTGGCTCAGGACGTCGGCCGGCGTGCCCAAGACGCTGCTCACCTACGAGCCCGGCTTCCTGCTCACGCCCACGATCGAGGCCTGGATCCGCGAGAACGTCGCGAGCATCGAGGTGTTCGCGGGCGGCGCCGGGGTGCACTTCGTGCAGGAGGAGCAACCGCAGGGGCTTGCGGACGCGGTGGTCGCCCTGCTCGAGCGCGCCGGGTCGGTGGGCTGA
- a CDS encoding acyl-CoA dehydrogenase family protein, with protein MTSRSGVAEAGTGSGPDPGTGPGLAGVLGELEAGAARREAATERPHEVVDRLRAAGFLTLRVPGEHGGQDASLREVFGALIDVARADSSVAQALRAHFAYVEGLRFTPDGPGRDGAYAAIAAGGVIGNAITEPTGAAAGDFAALATTFVRTPEGWAITGTKFYSTGTLYADRVWVWGVTDDGVPASALIPLDRPGITVVDDWDGFGQRASGSGTTRFENTPATAEEVVVAGAEPPPRLAIGAFLQLWLTAVVAGNLEAVSHDAQALLRGRTRGITHGTSDLPRHDPVLLQQAGDIASKAWTARAVVLDAASLLDDVDARLHAGQFDGVAAQEAGRRVAEAKISVDRLALDAASALFEVGGASATRTGANLDRHWRNIRTLASHNSTRLKARVIGDHLVNGTDLPDNTYF; from the coding sequence GTGACCAGCCGATCAGGCGTGGCCGAGGCCGGGACCGGCTCTGGCCCCGACCCGGGAACCGGCCCGGGCCTTGCCGGCGTGCTCGGGGAACTGGAGGCCGGCGCCGCCCGGCGTGAGGCCGCCACCGAGCGCCCGCACGAGGTCGTCGACCGGCTGCGGGCGGCGGGCTTCCTGACGCTGCGGGTGCCGGGCGAGCACGGTGGGCAGGACGCGAGCCTGCGCGAGGTGTTCGGCGCGCTGATCGACGTGGCCCGGGCCGACTCCAGCGTGGCGCAGGCGCTGCGGGCGCACTTCGCCTACGTCGAGGGTCTGCGGTTCACCCCGGACGGGCCCGGCCGCGACGGGGCCTACGCGGCGATCGCCGCCGGTGGCGTGATCGGGAACGCGATCACCGAGCCCACGGGGGCGGCCGCCGGTGACTTCGCCGCTCTGGCGACGACTTTCGTCCGCACCCCCGAGGGCTGGGCGATCACCGGCACCAAGTTCTACTCGACCGGCACGCTGTACGCCGATCGGGTGTGGGTGTGGGGCGTCACCGACGACGGCGTGCCCGCCAGCGCCCTGATCCCGCTCGACCGGCCGGGCATCACGGTCGTCGACGACTGGGACGGCTTCGGCCAGCGGGCCAGCGGCAGCGGCACCACCCGGTTCGAGAACACCCCGGCCACGGCCGAGGAGGTCGTCGTGGCCGGGGCCGAGCCGCCGCCGCGCCTGGCGATCGGCGCGTTCCTGCAGCTGTGGCTCACCGCGGTGGTGGCGGGCAACCTGGAGGCGGTGAGTCACGACGCCCAGGCCCTGCTGCGCGGCCGCACCCGCGGCATCACGCACGGCACGAGCGACCTGCCCCGGCACGACCCGGTGCTGCTGCAGCAGGCCGGTGACATCGCGAGCAAGGCCTGGACGGCCCGGGCCGTCGTGCTCGACGCGGCCTCACTCCTCGACGACGTCGACGCCCGGCTGCACGCGGGCCAGTTCGACGGGGTCGCCGCGCAGGAGGCGGGCCGCCGGGTCGCGGAGGCCAAGATCTCCGTCGACCGTCTGGCCCTCGACGCGGCGAGCGCCCTGTTCGAGGTGGGGGGCGCGTCCGCGACCCGTACCGGCGCCAACCTGGACCGGCACTGGCGCAACATCCGCACGCTCGCCTCGCACAACTCCACCCGGCTGAAGGCGCGGGTCATCGGCGACCACCTGGTCAACGGCACCGACCTGCCCGACAACACCTACTTCTGA
- a CDS encoding metallopeptidase family protein → MVEMTRADFEQLVSLALDEIPPALTREMRNVVVLVEDEAPDDDPKLLGLYEGTPLTERGDWWAAGSLPDRILIFRNPTLEICDTAQEVAEEVRITVRHEVAHHFGIDEERLHALGWG, encoded by the coding sequence GTGGTGGAGATGACGCGCGCGGACTTCGAGCAGCTGGTGTCGCTGGCCCTGGACGAGATCCCCCCGGCGCTGACGCGCGAGATGCGGAACGTCGTGGTGCTCGTGGAGGACGAGGCCCCCGACGACGACCCCAAGCTCCTGGGCCTCTACGAGGGCACACCCCTGACCGAGCGCGGCGACTGGTGGGCCGCGGGCAGCCTGCCCGACCGGATCCTGATCTTCCGTAACCCCACGCTGGAGATCTGCGACACCGCCCAGGAGGTGGCCGAGGAGGTGCGCATCACGGTGCGGCACGAGGTCGCCCACCACTTCGGCATCGACGAGGAGCGCCTGCACGCGCTGGGCTGGGGCTGA